In Artemia franciscana chromosome 8, ASM3288406v1, whole genome shotgun sequence, a genomic segment contains:
- the LOC136030711 gene encoding uncharacterized protein LOC136030711 — translation MKSDNSDCRSYRGVSLVSIGSKLLCNIILFGLKDAVDKVLIEEQYGFRKSRGCVDQIFTLRLIIEKCLSRQTPLVISFTDFEQVFDSVDKRAFAKVLSLYGIPGKYINVTSAMYENNTATVKVGN, via the coding sequence ATGAAAAGTGATAACAGTGATTGTCGTAGTTATCGAGGCGTTAGTCTGGTCTCcataggtagcaaattactttgtAATATCATACTTTTTGGACTgaaagatgctgtagacaagGTTTTAATAGAAGAACAGTACGGTTTTAGAAAAAGTAGAGGAtgcgtcgaccaaattttcactcttaggttaataattgagaagtgccttagccGCCAAACACCTTTGGTCATCAGTTTTACAGATTTTGAGCAAGTGTTCGATTCCGTTGATAAAAGAGCTTtcgcaaaggtcttatccttatatggtataccaggcAAATACATTAACGTGactagtgctatgtacgagaataatactgctacggttaaggtaggaaattag